One genomic window of Pontibacillus halophilus JSM 076056 = DSM 19796 includes the following:
- a CDS encoding glycerol-3-phosphate dehydrogenase/oxidase: protein MTKTFSSFDRSKVYQNMKASTLDVLVIGGGITGAGITLDGVTRGLNTGVIEMQDFAAGTSSRSTKLVHGGLRYLKQFEVKMVAEVGKEREIVYENGPHVTTPEWMLLPFHKGGNFGPFSTNIGLRVYDYLAGVKKSERRKMLSPEETIDREPLVKQEGLKGGGYYVEYRTDDARLTLDVMKKAVENGAHALNYAKVVDFIYEQGKVVGVKVEDQISGEHHLLYAQKIVNAGGPWVDTLRDMDGSKKGKQLRLTKGIHLVFDQQTFPLRQAVYFDTPDGRMVFAIPRDGKTYVGTTDTVYEGDISHPTMTTDDRDYVLKSIDYMFPGLNITKEDVESSWSGLRPLIYEQGKDPSEISRKDEIFTSDSGLISIAGGKLTGYRKMAESVINQVTSELSSENGKTYGKSQTKNMPISGGDVGGSKGFKRFMERKVEEGKGLGMGEDQARRLIQLYGGNVDHVYNRYENRKEEAKKHDIDPVVFAMVTYALEEELTYKPVDFFVRRSAALFFDIHWVHLHKESVIRYMSEVLNWTEEQQETYTHQLDVLLEEAVTPIDAKKGVSQSEAS from the coding sequence ATGACAAAAACTTTTTCTAGCTTCGATCGTTCTAAAGTATATCAAAACATGAAAGCCTCTACCCTAGATGTACTCGTTATTGGGGGAGGCATCACAGGCGCTGGAATTACGCTTGATGGTGTAACAAGAGGTTTAAATACAGGGGTTATTGAAATGCAGGACTTTGCGGCGGGGACGTCAAGCCGCTCTACGAAGCTCGTGCACGGCGGACTTCGTTATCTGAAACAATTTGAAGTGAAGATGGTAGCAGAAGTAGGGAAAGAACGTGAAATCGTATATGAAAATGGTCCACACGTGACAACTCCAGAATGGATGTTGCTTCCTTTCCATAAGGGCGGAAACTTCGGCCCATTTAGTACGAACATTGGCTTGCGTGTATACGACTATTTAGCTGGCGTTAAGAAATCAGAACGCAGAAAAATGTTAAGTCCAGAGGAAACAATTGATCGTGAACCACTTGTGAAGCAAGAGGGACTTAAAGGCGGCGGCTATTACGTAGAATATCGTACGGATGATGCTCGTCTAACATTAGACGTAATGAAGAAAGCAGTGGAGAACGGAGCACATGCGTTGAACTATGCGAAAGTTGTAGATTTCATCTATGAACAAGGGAAAGTAGTAGGTGTGAAAGTGGAAGACCAGATCTCTGGTGAGCACCACCTTCTTTATGCGCAGAAAATTGTAAACGCCGGCGGCCCATGGGTCGATACGCTACGTGATATGGACGGTTCCAAGAAAGGGAAACAGCTGCGTTTAACGAAGGGAATTCACCTTGTATTCGACCAGCAGACATTCCCACTACGTCAGGCTGTATACTTTGATACGCCAGATGGCCGTATGGTATTCGCAATCCCGCGTGATGGCAAGACGTATGTAGGAACAACGGATACTGTGTATGAAGGCGATATCTCCCATCCAACGATGACAACAGATGACAGGGATTACGTGTTGAAATCAATCGATTACATGTTCCCGGGCTTAAACATTACTAAAGAAGATGTAGAATCAAGCTGGTCAGGGCTTCGTCCGTTAATTTATGAACAAGGGAAAGACCCTTCTGAGATCTCTCGTAAGGATGAGATTTTCACCTCTGATTCCGGTCTTATTTCAATCGCTGGCGGTAAGTTAACTGGCTACAGAAAAATGGCTGAGAGCGTTATAAACCAAGTGACGAGCGAATTGTCATCTGAGAATGGCAAAACGTATGGCAAGTCACAAACGAAAAACATGCCAATCTCTGGTGGAGATGTAGGTGGTTCGAAAGGCTTTAAGCGCTTCATGGAACGTAAGGTTGAAGAAGGAAAAGGGCTAGGCATGGGTGAAGACCAAGCAAGACGCCTCATCCAACTTTACGGTGGCAACGTGGATCATGTGTATAATCGTTACGAGAACCGTAAAGAAGAAGCGAAGAAACATGATATTGATCCGGTAGTCTTCGCTATGGTTACGTACGCTTTAGAGGAAGAGCTTACGTATAAGCCTGTCGATTTCTTCGTGCGTCGCTCTGCAGCACTGTTCTTCGATATCCACTGGGTACACCTTCACAAAGAGAGTGTCATTCGTTATATGAGTGAAGTGCTTAACTGGACTGAAGAGCAACAAGAAACGTACACGCATCAGCTGGACGTATTGCTTGAAGAAGCTGTCACACCAATCGACGCTAAGAAAGGTGTATCTCAATCTGAAGCTTCTTAA